A region of Papilio machaon chromosome 14, ilPapMach1.1, whole genome shotgun sequence DNA encodes the following proteins:
- the LOC106708819 gene encoding protein lin-52 homolog isoform X2 → MGDGNNNLSLTEDSTQHSNDSFAVPGVSEFASLQNVDQSPPSWKGLTKEDYAHMRQLGSLTTSGLIMEVKRLHDVAYQLGLEEAKEMTRGKYLNIFKSRRQR, encoded by the exons atgggTGACGGCAATAACAATTTGTCGCTAACTGAAGACAGTACACAACATTCAAACGACTCTTTCGCAGTTCCTGGTGTTTCGGAGTTTGCGAGTTTACAGAATGTCGATCAATCTCCTCCGTCGTGGAAAGGACTTACCAAAGAGGACTACGCTCACATGCGAC aaCTTGGATCGTTGACAACAAGTGGTCTGATAATGGAAGTGAAACGTCTCCATGATGTTGCTTATCAGCTTGGACTTGAAGAAGCTAAGGAAATGACAAGAGGAAAGTATTTGAACATATTCAAATCTCGACGGCAGagataa
- the LOC106708842 gene encoding 40S ribosomal protein S19a, whose translation MRSVTLKDVEQDKVVKTVAAHLKKTGKVKVPEHMDLVKTGRFKELAPYDPDWFYVRCAAVLRHVYIRSPVGVKTVTKIFGGRKRNGVTPSHFCRSSGSIARKALQALEALKLVEKVPDGGRILTVQGRRDLDRIAAQVRQKARQQAKQSVIVL comes from the exons atgcGTTCCGTGACTCTTAAGGATGTCGAACAAGACAAGGTCGTCAAGACCGTGGCTGCTCACTTGAAAAA GACGGGCAAAGTTAAGGTTCCAGAGCATATGGATCTGGTGAAGACTGGTCGCTTCAAAGAGTTGGCACCTTATGATCCTGATTGGTTCTATGTTCGTTGTGCCGCTGTCCTGCGTCATGTTTACATTCGTTCACCAGTCGGAGTAAAAActgttactaaaatatttggaGGCCGTAAACGTAATGGAGTAACCCCATCACACTTCTGCAg ATCATCAGGTAGCATTGCTAGGAAGGCTCTGCAGGCCCTCGAAGCCTTGAAGTTGGTGGAGAAAGTGCCAGACGGTGGCCGCATTCTCACCGTCCAGGGTAGACGCGATCTCGATAGAATCGCTGCACAAGTCCGCCAAAAAGCCAGGCAGCAGGCTAAGCAGAGTGTGattgtattgtaa
- the LOC106708636 gene encoding probable cytochrome P450 301a1, mitochondrial codes for MDYSVYTFFEVIKRLFIWENTRFQSTKPLESNVQKEISAVRVTPLSDEAIKDVCPAPRSMPMILPKDPVVLSFEDVPGPRSLKYLANFRQYISDIGTQITAGFLTIGLNAGAYFHKKKPNQSLSTLFDEYGPVVRFVSPVGGDVVLINRPDHIQKVYNMEGVHPVRSALDSLEKYRSEYRSHVYGGIYAIHGPEWTRRRSVMDIPLQDAITQHVQGICESCDMFTQKIYNLRNYQDEIPKDLVDELNKWAFDCMGLIIFSKKFEMLDKELIYSQCDMSWLYHSLVKASEAIAKCESGLHLWKLMPTPAWYSLVKYCDSLDNLIGKHVLEVEQHIALSNDKGKLKDGNRFIGSMLLGEDKMNVEDIATVVMDMLLIGVNTITSAMSFLLYFIAKHQRVQRLLYQEIEENITPELLSEDINKIKERTPYVQATIKETLRLTPPIPLLTRILPKNIVLDSYNIPRGTLIMMSIQDAALKENNYDDAAKFYPERWLNKESENNHDFGSISFGYGARKCLGQNIAEVMATLLITKVLKKYKLEYHYGDIEPTRSFIAKPNKPLKIRFIDRG; via the exons ATGGATTACAGTGTTTACACATTCTTTGAGGTGAtc AAACGTTTGTTTATATGGGAAAACACGAGATTCCAATCAACAAAACCGTTAGAATCTAATGTTCAAAAAGAAATCTCGGCTGTTAGAGTAACTCCGTTAAGTGATGAAGCAATAAAGGATGTGTGTCCTGCTCCACGAAGTATGCCAATGATATTACCTAAGGATCCAGTAGTTTTATCATTTGAAGATGTTCCTGGGCCTAggtcattaaaatatttggccAATTTCCGTCAGTATATTTCAGACATTGGTACTCAGATTACAGCTGGCTTTTTAACAATAGGACTAAACGCTG gtGCATATTTCCACAAAAAGAAACCGAATCAGAGTTTATCAACTTTATTTGATGAATATGGTCCGGTTGTGCGTTTTGTGAGTCCTGTAGGCGGTGACGTGGTACTGATCAATCGTCCAGATCATATACAAAAAGTGTACAACATGGAAGGTGTTCATCCAGTACGATCCGCTTTAGATTCTTTAGAAAAATACCGGTCGGAATACAGAAGTCATGTTTATGGTGGGATTTATGCAAT CCATGGACCAGAATGGACGCGTCGAAGGTCGGTGATGGATATTCCGTTACAAGATGCAATCACGCAACACGTGCAGGGTATCTGTGAATCTTGCGATATGTTTACGCAGAAAATATACAACTTGCGAAATTACCAAGATGAAATACCGAAAGATTTAGTAGATGAGTTGAATAAATGGGCATTTGATTGTATGG GTTTGATTATATTTTCGAAAAAGTTTGAGATGTTAGACAAGGAGTTGATATATAGCCAGTGCGACATGTCATGGCTTTATCACAGCCTGGTGAAGGCCAGCGAGGCGATCGCCAAGTGCGAGAGCGGCTTGCATTTGTGGAAGCTGATGCCCACACCTGCTTGGTACTCGCTCGTCAAGTACTGCGATAGCTTGGACAA tttaaTTGGCAAGCATGTCCTTGAAGTGGAGCAACATATTGCGCTTAGTAATGATAAAGGCAAGTTAAAAG ATGGTAATCGCTTCATCGGATCGATGTTACTTGGCGAAGATAAAATGAATGTGGAGGATATTGCGACGGTCGTCATGGACATGCTTTTGATTGGTGTTAACACG ATAACTTCGGCGATGTCGTTCTTACTGTACTTCATAGCAAAACATCAAAGAGTACAGAGATTACTTTATCAAGAAATAGAGGAAAACATTACACCAGAGTTGTTATCagaagatattaataaaattaaagaaaggaCGCCTTATGTTCAAGCAACAATCAAGGAGACTCTAAG ATTGACTCCACCGATACCATTATTAACAAGAATTTTACCAAAGAACATAGTTTTAGATAGCTATaa TATACCGCGAGGTACTCTTATTATGATGTCAATACAAGACGCCGCACTAAAAGAGAACAATTACGACGACGCTGCCAAGTTTTACCCCGAGCGGTGGCTGAACAAGGAATCTGAAAACAATCACGACTTTGGATCGATATCTTTTGGTTACGGCGCAAGGAAGTGCTTAGGGCAAAACATTGCTGAAGTAATGGCAACATTACTTATTACTAAG GTATTGAAAAAGTACAAACTGGAATATCACTATGGTGATATCGAACCTACTCGAAGTTTTATCGCCAAACCAAACAAGCCtttgaaaataagatttatagaTAGAGGGTAA
- the LOC106708748 gene encoding probable N-acetyltransferase san, giving the protein MTRAKIELGDVTPHNIKQLKKLNTVVFPVSYNDKFYKDVLEAGELAKLAYYNDIVVGAVCCRIDTTENSRRLYIMTLGCLYPYRRLGIGTLMVEHVLKYVEQDGNFDSIFLHVQVNNEGAIDFYKKFGFEIVETKEHYYKRIEPADAHVLQKTIREPQTTAPLVNGSVPHAKTNGLEVD; this is encoded by the exons atgacTAG AGCTAAAATAGAACTTGGCGACGTGACACCCCACAATATCAAGCAACTAAAGAAGCTGAACACAGTCGTGTTTCCAGTATCCTACAATGACAAATTCTACAAAGATGTTTTAGAGGCCGGAGAGTTGGCGAAGCTAGCTTATTACAATGATATCGTAGTGGGAGCCGTCTGTTGTAGGATAGACACTACGGAGAACTCCAGAAGATTGTACATAATGACCCTGGGATGTTTATATCCGTACAGAAGACTAGGCATAGGTACTTTGATGGTCGAACATGTGCTCAAATATGTGGAACAGGATGGTAACTTTGATAGCATTTTCTT ACATGTTCAAGTAAATAATGAAGGGGCTATTGACTTCTATAAAAAGTTTGGCTTTGAAATTGTAGAAACAAAAGAGCATTACTACAAAAGAATAGAACCTGCTGATGCCCatgtattacaaaaaacaatcaGAGAACCACAGACAACTGCTCCACTAGTTAATGGATCTGTGCCTCATGCCAAGACTAATGGACTTGAAGTTGATTGA
- the LOC106708819 gene encoding protein lin-52 homolog isoform X1 gives MAAKHNSIVNDGQTTSEDIPLTSLEESLLSLEKLDRASPELWPEQIPGVSEFASLQNVDQSPPSWKGLTKEDYAHMRQLGSLTTSGLIMEVKRLHDVAYQLGLEEAKEMTRGKYLNIFKSRRQR, from the exons ATGGCCGCGAAACATAATTCTATTGTGAATGatg gGCAAACAACATCCGAAGATATTCCATTGACGTCCTTAGAGGAAAGTCTTCTTAGCTTAGAAAAGCTCGATAGAGCCTCACCAGAACTATGGCCTGAACAAA TTCCTGGTGTTTCGGAGTTTGCGAGTTTACAGAATGTCGATCAATCTCCTCCGTCGTGGAAAGGACTTACCAAAGAGGACTACGCTCACATGCGAC aaCTTGGATCGTTGACAACAAGTGGTCTGATAATGGAAGTGAAACGTCTCCATGATGTTGCTTATCAGCTTGGACTTGAAGAAGCTAAGGAAATGACAAGAGGAAAGTATTTGAACATATTCAAATCTCGACGGCAGagataa